The Raphanus sativus cultivar WK10039 chromosome 2, ASM80110v3, whole genome shotgun sequence DNA segment TGTAAGTAAGTTCTCCTTAGAATCCATCCCCGAGTCAAAAGGCATAGGTAAGGATCCAAGTCCCCCTTTCTATAGCTCTTTTCACATAGTCACAAAGACAATACACATTATGGCATATATAGGAACACAGATCCTTGAACAAGGTTTTTCATGCAATTCCCTCATAATTTTGGGATAAAATGTTTTCAATGGATGATGCCTAATTAAGCATCAGAAGTGTattttgtatagttttttttttcgttacAAAGATGTCTGCAAAACCTGTCTAAAATACAACATTTTACCTATACTGCATTCACATAGCATATCACCAACTCTAAACATCTCTAAACTGATGTAGGTTACTAaactaaaatattcaaaatacttatACGGGTACTGATCGGTTAACCTCTCTTCCCATGCCAAACCAATGCTCTATCTCTGGTGAATAAAATAGTGATATAGAGGGCCGTAAATAGATGAAACAGATGAGATTTTCATGGATCGGAGGGTTTAGAAGAGGGCACTGTAGACGTGTCTATCCTCCTACAGCTATCCCTGCGATGTTTTCTGATATAtctcatataaaattaaaattatatagaatgaataaaataaaataaataattgtttatttttgctCTATAGTGACAAATGGCAATAACGAAAAAGACATGTTCTGTGAAACATTCATGGCCCCATATCACATGGGTTAAGGGACCCCATTTCCTCACAGCTTCGTATAAAGAAAGGGAGAAAATAAGCTACAGTGTAGGCCCCCATTCCTTTTCTGTGCCATTTGGCAGCGCAGCGAACAAAGTTTAAAGTATATactattttcaataatttatcatattaatttattgatagATATGTAATGTTAAGTGCAAGTATAAACCCTGTTTTAAAACGGAATTCCATTGTTTTGAAATTAGTTACACCATTTCCGGTGGCATTTTGGTCTGTATATGGGTTTGATAAAACTTTTGATTTACTGAATCAACTgtatctgaaaagaaaaaaacgtttCAGTAACCCTAACAGGTGTATTAAAGaagattacaaaaaatattgtaataatagTGTTTCTTTCTGGCGTCATGTCGTGATTTGAATGCCTCAATTTCAGATATGATCCGTGACAATGGTAAAAGCTTCTTCTGACTGTGTCAGAATGTTTTCATCATTCACTAAAAACAATGTCCCATGCTTCCACTTAAAAACACGTACGCacaatcataaaaacaaaagcaccttgattgatgatgatgatagcaTTTCACAAGCCAATCCTATGTTTTAACTATTTTTCTAATCATCacctttagatttttttttcatttctatgGAAATAactttaattctttttatttttgtaaaaacattAATGTCTTTCACCATAATCATCGAAATGTATAGCGACATCAAAACCTTTTAAAGGAAATCAACAAGTTCTTCACCATTTCGAAAAGCTACTTTCTGAATTTGGGAGAACTATTCTGATAATTTCGCCaaagttatttattatattttcttcagAAAACAAATCACTTATATTACCCGGACGAGTTAGTCCAGTGGTACCCCGAGGTTTCGGCTGAGGGAACGCGGGTTCGAAACTCAGACGGGGAAGCGTGTCCAGGACCTTAACCAGTACAGACGCAGGTTGGCGCCGGACCTAGGTGGTGGGTCCCGAAAGGGCTAACACctagttaaaacaaaaaaaaaaacaaatcacttATATTGTCGTAGAATCTTAAAGCTAATATTTGGAAAACCAATGATTCTGTGTTAAATCAATGAAACAtgtgttcttcttctttattgAAGAGATCACAAGAAGTCATCGATGTAGATTTAAATTTACTGTTGATTGTCACATCAGATTTAACCTTGATTCATATACAATCGagtaaatatatatgaaatattgaATTTGTATTTGTCGTGATCAGTATCCACTAGTTCAAGGTCGTTTTCGTGGGTTGAATTTTTAGttttcgcaaaaaaaaaaagaaaaaaaatgttatgtttaaagaaagaaaggaaagtGAAAGAGAGATGTCGCGGTCGTGGGGAGAAAAGCTGCGGCTACGGAGAAAATAAATCACACGTCTTTTCTTTCATCATTTTCAATTTTCTTCCCATATTTGTCTCACTTTCACTTTCACTCCATCTATTCTTTTAAGAGCCCAATTGACACCCCCTTTATATTTCGATAAAGTACAAGTAAACAGCATAATGAGTCATATAATACATAATTTCcgaaatgtaaattatatttgagtaatcacaaaattatttatttgtctcTAAGTCTCAAAACCCACTAGTAAATTTTGATTATCGTTAGTTATATGCATCTACTACCATCTAATTCTTATTTGAAGGTTAAATTAGACAAAGTGAAATCTTTTAAGGGTAAACTTTGGAATACAATTGGGACTAGAGGAGTAAACTTTTATCTGAATTTTCTCCGATGACTTTCATAATCGTGAAAAACCCCCTCCCCGACATCGTTAATTAACATTTAAGTCCCCTTATTTTTTCATTATTCCAGTTTTATCCTCCAAAGAGTGATAACAGAGCACAGTAAACCCGTCGTTCTTTCTCCTCCGACCAACGACTTTTTCATGTCCAGTGATCCGAGGCGGAGTACCAATTAAGAGAAGGAGGTTGTTCGTCGGAGAAGAAACCACACGCTTCTTCGCCGCTGAAAAACTCGTCGTGATCCTCTGTTTGCTCTGTTTTCACGAACTGCAAGAAACTCCCGCCGGTAACCGCGGCCGCCGGCGGCGTCAATCTTCCGTTCTCCGAGCTGGTTTCTTCGTTCAGGACAGCGCTTGAGTCGCAGCTGTCGGAAGATCCAGCTTCGACGACGGGGTTCGGTAGAAGATCACGGAGATCGGTGAAGCTTCGCCGGTAGTTAAAACCGGTTGAGTGTTCGAGAAACTGAGGAGGAGACGAAGGAAtctgatcttcttcttccttcacgGCGGAGATATCACTCTCCGTCGCAGccttgatgttgttgttgttatcttCTTCTCCGTTGATCTTTCCTTTCATTTTACTAATctgcaattaaaaaaaaattcaaattaaaaaaagtttcgatttttattatttgattaattaataTCTCTGAATTTGAATTGTCACCTCTTGGAGAAGAGAATCGTTGTCGCGGCGGAGTGAATCGAAGTTGTGGCGGAGAGAGTCGTATTGGCTCTTGAGAAGTCCGTAGTCTTTTTCGAGCTGTTTTGTCTTCCACCGTGCGCGGCGGTTTTGGAACCAGACCGCTACTTGACGAGGTTGGAGACCAAGCTCTTGTGCTAGTTTGGTTTTCCTCTCGGGTTCGAGTTTGTTCTCGAGCTCGAAATTCTTCTCGAGAGCTTTGACTTGGTCCACACGTAgcctcctcttcttctccgaCAGACCCATGTGTTGGTTGCCGGAATATTCCTCTACTATTGTGCCGTCTTCTTCGTATCCATCAAGCATAGACTGGAAATTACTTCCGTACCCTCGTGGACTCTGCTCATCTGTGGGCAAAGTAACCAATGAGTTTGTCAGTTTAAAAGCAAAAGGTAAAACATCTAAACTAAGTttgtcttaaaaaaaaagaggagaagAGCACACACAAAAATGGTAAGCACCTGGAGAATTGGAGACGAGACCACACATTGAATCTGAGCTACTTAGTCTTTTCATTATGACACCGAAAAAGGTTTTAATGTCTTCTAGagtgtttttaatttgtatgcTTCTAAATTTTCATTACAACAATGTTCTAACACATAGTTCAGCTTCTTCACTTAGAcacacaaacaaaagaaaagactttAGAGGAACAGAATTTATAAAATGGTAGAGAAGCTCTTGAGTTGGGCTATTTAGAAGCAGAggaggagggagagagagagagcgagtgTTCTTCGTTTTTCAGTATGAACAAGTTGGTTTCacactttcttttctttaaataaacCAAGCTTGGGTTAGAATGTAACTAGGGTTGAGTTTGTAATGAAACGGCAGCGGAGTTACATAGCTCGGCTCGGCTTGGCTTAAATGGAATGTGTGATACGTCACGCTATGGGttttataatttgaataatttgatAACACAGCTTAATCCTACGACTGTTTTTTAGGTGTTTCTAATTTCTAAACTTATCAATTCAGATGGATATATTAAACAGCGAAAACTAGATACGTAAGATTCATTTAATAGGTTTAATATACCAAACAATCCTCTGAAAAACGTCAGAAGGTACGTCAGAAGATTTGATGACAAAATGATAAAAtgaaatttgtatttattttttctcattCCTGAACAAAGTTTAAACTGGATAggtagtatataaaattaaaaggaTTAGTATATTTAGTCCCCTGTATTATTCGATCTGAGTTCTAAATATTAATTCATTGGTATTAATTATGTTGGATGTATGTTAATATTGGCAACGCAAAAGTGTGGAAAAAGGCTGTGGGCAAGGGAACAAAGACTGACAACATGGGTTTGGTTCTTTGAATCTGTCCAAACCTATGGACTCAAACGATGCCACCGTCAAAAAGACAAGTGAATTACAGATATAAAACATTAACCCACTTTCCTATTTTATGATTAcgattaaaataaaacatagttttGGCCAAGCCAGATGAAACTTCTCTAGAATAAattctgtttttgtttaatgtttACTGAAAACTATACCATTTGTTGACTAAAGGAAGGGTTAAGTCGCAAAGAAGGTCGAAGTTACATTTTACATAAGATTTTCAAGTCGTCCTCCTCCGCAGAATCATGTTCAACATGAGAGATGAGACCTTTTACTTGTTTGTACTTTGTAGTTTGTACCAAGCAAACAATGTCCTAAACTTTTAGTTAACTTAGAATTGCGTGCTTAACTATGGGCTTCGAGCATTATCTTTTTAATTGAAGCCCAATTCTGTTGcacattatattttatactactaaTTTTCCATTTCCTACAATGATTGAAGGAGAATAAAAATTTCCTAGGAATACGAGATTAGCAGGTTTTGTAGGCTATAGGTCCAACCAGTGTTCTAAAAAGCGGTCTACACCACCGTTTTGACAGCACTTAGACGCTAGGCGTTATAAGACCGTAGCGATTACTTTTTAAAACGTctagataattataatattgtaataataaataatatataatttattattcataaattataataactaatatattgtaatatatattcttatgaaaataatttttatcatatataaataataggctttactattattaaatataaaatattacatatatttaatatattgctataatttataaactcttagaCCGCTTAACTAATAATCTAGACGTCCGTTTAGTCGTTCTAGGCGTTAAATGTTAGGTCGCCGTCTGCTTAGCGTCTAGTACATTCTTGAACAGATATTCAGTTTCAACTTTCAAGGAAGCTTAATTAGATTTAGACGTAACTGTGCGTATTCTTGTCGACCCACGTTTAGATGGGAGACAATGAAACATGTTAAGAGTTTTTAAATCACGAGATAACAGGCCTGTACATTTATAACCCAGACTAATATAATGGACCTATAGAAAACTATACTCATTCGTTACTATAGGCCTAATCCGTATATTGTATTTTCTttagaaatataagaaatgaaaaatgaaaaatgaaaaatgaaaaatgaaaatgattTCTAAATCCCGTCAGATTCTGCAATCATCTTTGATCCTTATTAACTGTGTGTATATATCTTACTTGCAATCCATTAATGTATAACAAGAGTATAACTGATCCAACActgtaaattattttctttttgatagtTCTTCTTCTAACTGCATACAATTAATTGAACCATTTGATTACCACGGTAAACTATAGTAGCAATAGCTCCACTAACCGAACTTATGTGCCTCCTATTCTATTNNNNNNNNNNNNNNNNNNNNNNNNNNNNNNNNNNNNNNNNNNNNNNNNNNNNNNNNNNNNNNNNNNNNNNNNNNNNNNNNNNNNNNNNNNNNNNNNNNNNTTACTTGGGTTgaagaaaggaagaagcttaTGTGTATATTGTTAGTGTGGAAACAATTAGAAACTAGTGTCCTATCATTTGATTGATCGAGGTTATGTTCCATTTGAATTTTACATTTATGAGATCACTTTGTTATTTCTATCAGTTCTTGGAAGATATTCAATATTTACTTAAGATTGAAAATGGAAGAAGCTTATGTATTCATAAGGTGGTAGCATTTAGAAACTAGAGTCCTGTCATTTGATTGATCGTTAGAGAAGTTAGGTTCCATTTGAATTTTCACTTGTGAGATCATTTTGTTATTTCTATCAGTTCTTGGCAATTGCTTAGATTGAAAAGGGAAGAAGCTTATGTGTATCTTCATTATGTGAAAACACTTTTGAGATCATTTTGTTATTTCTATCAGTTCTTGGtaatattctatattttcttaagattgaaaaaggaagaagcttacGTGTATATTCATGATGTAGAAACAATTAGGAACTAGCATTCTGTCTATTTGAATGATCCTTAGAGATGTTAGGTTTCATTTGACTTTTACACTTATGAGATCACTTTGTTATTCCTATCAATCTTTGGCAATATACAGTTTTTCCCCTTGTTTTCAacgtttttttatattaaaaaactgCTTGTTTTTCAATCatatatgatgatgatgtgtatgtttgtttgtttatgtgCAATCAtgtgatgaggaagaagcttgTGAGATTGGTGATGGTGAGGAGGAGCTGGTGGATGATGATGACAGATAGTAGGTGTTTGATGTGGAAGAAGAGCAAAGGGTTACGCTTGTGGACAAAGGTGctacggaggaggaggagggaaaAGAAACGTTTGGTCACGTGGGGGGGGGGAAGGGACTGATATTAGGACTCCAGAAGCGGTAAGTATTCAGGTGTCCATTTCAATTAAACCCAACTTCACGCTTTGTAATATTCTTGACCATCGGGCTCTTTCCAGTTGAAGGAGAAGCTGAAACATGAGCATATAATATGGATGAGATAGACTTTGCGTATGTGTAGGAGGAATGAGAGAGCATAAGGAAGATCCGTCACGTTTTGAGGCGACAAGTATGACCGGAAACCTTCCCCCCACAAGGTATATAAAATCCTTTAATTAGTTTGTTGAATTCACTCTtcttttaaatcttctttttctccaGAAGAAGCTTATGTGTATTATTCATGATGTGAAAACAGTTAGAAATCGTATTAATCatatgatgaggaagaagaagaagagtgtgaGTT contains these protein-coding regions:
- the LOC130508316 gene encoding homeobox-leucine zipper protein ATHB-16-like isoform X2; protein product: MKRLSSSDSMCGLVSNSPDEQSPRGYGSNFQSMLDGYEEDGTIVEEYSGNQHMGLSEKKRRLRVDQVKALEKNFELENKLEPERKTKLAQELGLQPRQVAVWFQNRRARWKTKQLEKDYGLLKSQYDSLRHNFDSLRRDNDSLLQEISKMKGKINGEEDNNNNIKAATESDISAVKEEEDQIPSSPPQFLEHSTGFNYRRSFTDLRDLLPNPVVEAGSSDSCDSSAVLNEETSSENGRLTPPAAAVTGGSFLQFVKTEQTEDHDEFFSGEEACGFFSDEQPPSLNWYSASDHWT
- the LOC130508316 gene encoding homeobox-leucine zipper protein ATHB-16-like isoform X1 — translated: MKRLSSSDSMCGLVSNSPGAYHFYEQSPRGYGSNFQSMLDGYEEDGTIVEEYSGNQHMGLSEKKRRLRVDQVKALEKNFELENKLEPERKTKLAQELGLQPRQVAVWFQNRRARWKTKQLEKDYGLLKSQYDSLRHNFDSLRRDNDSLLQEISKMKGKINGEEDNNNNIKAATESDISAVKEEEDQIPSSPPQFLEHSTGFNYRRSFTDLRDLLPNPVVEAGSSDSCDSSAVLNEETSSENGRLTPPAAAVTGGSFLQFVKTEQTEDHDEFFSGEEACGFFSDEQPPSLNWYSASDHWT